A genomic stretch from Ureibacillus composti includes:
- a CDS encoding ParB/RepB/Spo0J family partition protein: MARGLGKGLDALFPTQTIETLQSEEAIEKIQLEKLVTNPFQPRKIFDDETIGELAQSIQEHGIIQPIVVRKKGKKYEIVVGERRFRASKIAGLDEIPAIVKELTEEQMMEIAILENLQREDLTPIEEAEAYQSLIEKLHFTQEDLAKRLGKSRPHITNHIRLLQLPEEVRKLVNDGLLSMGHGRTLLGLKNKRRIPEVASKVVNQSLNVRQLETLIKQLNEDVPRETKKNKDIFVEAKETQLREYFGTNVQIRKNKNKGKIEIEFYSEDDLERILEILSLEQE; encoded by the coding sequence ATGGCTAGAGGTTTAGGTAAAGGACTTGATGCGTTATTTCCGACTCAAACTATCGAAACCTTGCAAAGTGAAGAAGCAATTGAAAAAATCCAATTAGAAAAGTTAGTCACGAATCCTTTTCAACCAAGGAAAATTTTCGATGATGAAACAATTGGAGAATTAGCACAATCCATTCAGGAACATGGCATTATTCAACCTATTGTCGTCAGAAAAAAAGGAAAGAAGTATGAGATCGTTGTAGGTGAAAGACGTTTCCGCGCTTCGAAAATAGCAGGGTTGGATGAAATTCCGGCCATTGTTAAAGAGTTAACAGAAGAACAAATGATGGAGATTGCAATTTTAGAAAACCTCCAAAGAGAAGATTTAACACCAATCGAAGAAGCTGAAGCATACCAAAGTCTCATTGAAAAGTTACACTTTACACAGGAGGATTTAGCAAAACGTTTAGGTAAGAGCCGACCACATATTACAAACCATATCCGATTACTGCAACTACCTGAGGAAGTGCGCAAATTAGTAAATGATGGGCTTCTATCAATGGGACACGGAAGAACACTTTTGGGATTGAAAAATAAAAGGAGAATTCCTGAAGTTGCAAGTAAAGTAGTGAATCAGTCCTTAAATGTTCGACAATTAGAAACTTTAATTAAACAACTAAATGAAGATGTTCCACGTGAAACGAAGAAAAATAAAGATATTTTCGTAGAAGCAAAGGAAACACAATTACGTGAATACTTCGGTACAAATGTTCAAATTAGAAAAAATAAAAACAAGGGTAAAATTGAAATTGAATTTTATTCTGAGGATGATTTAGAACGAATCTTAGAAAT
- a CDS encoding AAA family ATPase, translating to MGRIIAITNQKGGVGKTTTSVNLSACLAYLGKKVLLIDIDPQGNATSGVGVNKGEIHSCIYDVLIDDVEVENVLQQSKVENLTVIPATISLAGAEIELVSTISREVRLKHALQEVKDQFDYIIIDCPPSLGLLTINALTAADAVIIPVQCEYYALEGLSQLLSTVRLVQKHLNQGLYIDGVLLTMLDARTNLGIQVIEEVKKYFQDKVYKTIIPRNVRLSEAPSHGEPIIIYDPKSRGAEVYLELAREVIKNG from the coding sequence TTGGGAAGAATTATAGCAATCACTAACCAAAAAGGTGGCGTAGGTAAAACAACAACATCTGTTAATTTAAGTGCTTGCCTTGCTTATTTAGGAAAAAAGGTATTGTTAATAGATATTGATCCACAAGGAAACGCTACGAGCGGTGTTGGGGTAAATAAAGGTGAAATTCATAGTTGTATTTATGATGTATTAATTGATGATGTAGAAGTTGAAAATGTATTACAACAATCTAAAGTAGAGAATTTAACTGTAATCCCAGCAACGATATCTTTGGCAGGAGCAGAGATTGAACTTGTTTCAACAATTTCTCGTGAGGTTCGTTTGAAACATGCCTTACAAGAAGTCAAAGATCAATTTGATTATATTATTATAGATTGTCCACCTTCTTTAGGTTTACTTACAATTAATGCACTCACAGCTGCAGATGCAGTTATTATCCCTGTTCAATGTGAGTACTATGCACTTGAAGGGTTAAGTCAACTATTATCAACAGTTCGACTTGTTCAAAAACATTTAAATCAGGGCTTATATATTGATGGTGTATTGTTAACTATGCTAGATGCTAGAACAAATTTAGGGATTCAAGTAATTGAGGAAGTAAAGAAATATTTCCAAGATAAAGTGTATAAAACAATTATCCCGCGTAATGTACGTTTGAGTGAAGCGCCGAGCCATGGAGAGCCAATTATAATTTATGATCCAAAATCCCGTGGTGCGGAAGTATATTTAGAATTAGCAAGGGAAGTGATTAAGAATGGCTAG
- the noc gene encoding nucleoid occlusion protein produces MKSPFSRFFGGGKIEPTVSSEVTATVEEEQEQQVKTTEEVLKIPIDKIIPNRFQPRTVFDEEKIEELSRTIHTHGVIQPIVIRRFDDDRYEIIAGERRYRAMKKLDWTEVPAIVRDLSDKETASIALIENLQREELTAIEEALAYQQLLELHSLTQEALAQRLGKGQSTVANKLRLLKLPQNVQEAILKREISERHARALIAVKDEAVQAELVNMVKENDWNVRQLEEHIQQLLHPQEKEKKTKPQRKAISKDVRIALNTIRQSLSMVTKSGIQVKTEEEDTEEYYQITVKIPKKK; encoded by the coding sequence ATGAAAAGTCCTTTTTCACGTTTTTTCGGAGGCGGTAAAATCGAGCCAACAGTAAGTAGTGAAGTTACCGCAACGGTAGAAGAAGAGCAAGAGCAACAAGTAAAAACTACTGAAGAAGTATTGAAAATTCCAATCGATAAAATCATTCCCAATCGATTCCAACCTCGTACAGTTTTTGATGAAGAAAAAATTGAAGAATTATCAAGAACAATTCATACACACGGTGTAATCCAACCAATTGTAATACGTCGTTTTGATGATGATCGTTATGAGATTATTGCTGGTGAGCGACGATACCGTGCGATGAAAAAATTAGATTGGACTGAAGTGCCGGCAATTGTGCGTGACTTAAGTGATAAAGAAACTGCATCTATTGCGTTAATTGAAAACCTTCAACGTGAGGAATTAACTGCAATTGAAGAAGCATTAGCTTATCAACAATTGTTAGAGCTTCATTCACTTACACAAGAAGCACTTGCTCAACGTTTAGGAAAAGGGCAATCAACAGTTGCGAATAAACTCCGCTTACTTAAGCTCCCTCAAAATGTGCAGGAAGCTATTCTAAAAAGGGAAATTTCCGAACGTCATGCTCGCGCGTTAATTGCTGTAAAAGATGAGGCTGTTCAAGCTGAACTTGTTAATATGGTTAAAGAGAATGATTGGAATGTTAGACAATTAGAAGAACATATTCAACAACTATTACATCCACAAGAAAAAGAGAAAAAGACTAAACCACAACGTAAAGCGATTAGCAAAGATGTACGTATTGCTTTAAATACAATTAGACAATCCTTATCAATGGTTACTAAAAGTGGTATACAAGTAAAAACAGAAGAGGAAGACACAGAGGAGTACTACCAGATCACTGTGAAAATTCCTAAGAAAAAGTAA